A DNA window from Siniperca chuatsi isolate FFG_IHB_CAS linkage group LG6, ASM2008510v1, whole genome shotgun sequence contains the following coding sequences:
- the angptl1a gene encoding angiopoietin-related protein 1a, producing the protein MQGLMWSLCTLLCLSLWEESYCRSSREPRRSKEPSLHRSKRAPLDPDAKKCSYTFLVPEQKITGPICASTSGPEPDKDRVTRIDIADVREVLNKQRREIETLQLVVDVDGNLVNEMKLLRKESRNMNSRVTQLYMQLLHEIIRKRDNSLELAQLENRVLNVTSEMMRLASRYKELEARFATMAGVVNNQSILISALEEQCMRTLGRSELPVVPPLVQVVPQNIPVNNRFTNEIQRDNNNRAFPRGSRMDSPTASPFGIDPPPPQGTLTSDGPFRDCYQVRQAGHTTSGMYLLKTDGNDRLIQAWCEHGLDNGGWTVLQRRRDGSVNFFRNWENYKRGFGNIDGEHWLGLDNIYNLGKQGDYKLMIELEDWTGKKVYAEYSSFHLEPESEGYRLRLGTYQGNAGDSFSSHNGKQFTTLDRDKDAFSGNCAHFHKGGWWYNACGQTNLNGVWYSGGVYRSKFQDGIFWADYGGGFYSLKSVRLMIRPID; encoded by the exons ATGCAGGGGCTGATGTGGAGCCTGTGTACCCTGCTCTGCCTTTCCCTCTGGGAGGAAAGTTACTGCAGGAGCTCCAGGGAACCCCGGAGGTCCAAAGAGCCTTCTCTCCACAGGAGTAAAAGAGCCCCCCTCGACCCTGATGCCAAAAAGTGTTCCTACACCTTCCTTGTACCGGAGCAGAAAATCACAG GTCCAATCTGTGCCAGCACCTCAGGCCCTGAGCCAGACAAGGACAGAGTGACCCGTATTGACATTGCAGATGTGCGGGAGGTGCTCAACAAACAGCGGCGTGAGATTGAGACGCTGCAGCTGGTGGTGGATGTGGATGGTAACTTGGTGAATGAGATGAAGCTGCTGCGGAAAGAGAGCAGGAACATGAACTCCAGGGTGACCCAGCTCTATATGCAGCTGCTGCATGAGATCATCAGGAAAAGAGACAACTCTCTGGAGCTGGCCCAGCTGGAGAACCGCGTTCTCAATGTGACCTCTGAGATGATGCGACTGGCTTCAAGGTACAAGGAGCTGGAGGCCCGGTTTGCCACAATGGCCGGTGTGGTCAATAACCAGTCAATTCTCATCTCTGCACTGGAGGAGCAGTGTATGAGGACATTGGGACGCAGCGAGCTGCCCGTAGTTCCCCCACTGGTACAGGTGGTACCGCAGAATATACCAGTTAACAATCGTTTCACCAATGAGATACAGAGGGACAATAACAACCGGGCCTTTCCCAGAGGATCACGCATGGACTCCCCTACTGCAAGCCCATTTGGGATTGACCCTCCACCACCACAGGGAACACTTACCTCTGATG GTCCCTTCAGGGACTGTTACCAGGTGCGACAAGCAGGCCACACCACCAGTGGGATGTACCTGCTTAAGACAGATGGCAATGATCGGTTGATCCAAGCCTGGTGTGAACATGGCCTTGACAATGGAGGATGGACTGTGTTGCAAAGGAGGAGAGATGGCTCGGTTAACTTCTTTCGGAATTGGGAAAACTACAAG AGAGGCTTTGGAAACATAGATGGTGAACACTGGCTTGGGCTGGACAATATCTACAACCTGGGGAAACAGGGTGACTATAAGCTGATGATCGAGCTGGAGGACTGGACAGGGAAGAAGGTGTACGCTGAGTACAGCAGCTTCCACCTGGAGCCAGAGAGCGAGGGTTATCGGCTGAGGCTCGGCACTTACCAGGGCAACGCTGGGGACTCCTTCAGCAGTCACAACGGCAAACAGTTCACTACGCTTGATCGCGACAAGGATGCATTTTCTG GTAATTGCGCCCACTTCCATAAGGGTGGCTGGTGGTACAATGCTTGTGGCCAGACCAACCTGAATGGCGTATGGTACAGCGGGGGAGTTTACCGAAGCAAATTTCAGGACGGAATCTTCTGGGCAGACTACGGAGGAGGTTTCTACTCCCTCAAGTCAGTCCGCCTCATGATCCGTCCGATCGACTGA